In Paraburkholderia sp. PGU19, a single window of DNA contains:
- a CDS encoding MFS transporter has translation MVATDQNCMRKVLMRFLPLLLVCYIVSHLDRVNIGYAALTMNQALGLSNAAFGLGAGLFFITYFVFEIPSNLVLKRFGARRWIARIMLTWGILSGSMAFVQGETSFYVIRLLLGAAEAGFFPGIIFFLTLWVPSRWRATFIGTFMVAVPMASVLGAPISAFLINGAGFWGLASWQTMFIVEAVPAILLAFVVYKVLRDKPEDAEWLNDEEKRWLMDTLDEERAQVGKYAHESIGVILRTPQIWLLAYIYFCLAGISYGLAFFLPLIMKEAHLSIIQTGFATAAPFLVGAVGMVLWGRSSDRHQERRGHALVALGLAVFGLVASVVVPSPMAKIIAFSVSALGLMSALPVFWTLPNLLLKSTVGAAGIAMISSLGNLSGFVQSVLMGVIRDRTGSFSPGLLLIAAVGAVGFVVLLRITRHVSRPATQVSSLTSVT, from the coding sequence ATGGTTGCCACCGATCAGAACTGCATGCGCAAAGTCCTCATGCGGTTCCTGCCGCTATTGCTGGTCTGTTACATCGTTTCCCACCTTGACCGCGTCAACATTGGCTATGCCGCGCTGACGATGAACCAGGCCCTCGGTCTATCCAATGCCGCCTTCGGTCTGGGCGCAGGTCTATTCTTCATAACCTATTTCGTGTTCGAGATTCCGTCGAACCTTGTGCTGAAGCGCTTTGGCGCCCGCCGCTGGATTGCCCGCATCATGCTGACGTGGGGAATACTTTCGGGGTCGATGGCGTTTGTTCAGGGTGAAACGAGCTTTTACGTGATCCGGTTATTGCTGGGGGCCGCGGAAGCTGGATTCTTTCCGGGAATCATCTTCTTTCTCACGCTGTGGGTGCCGAGTCGCTGGCGCGCCACTTTCATCGGTACCTTCATGGTGGCAGTGCCGATGGCCAGCGTCCTCGGCGCACCCATCTCGGCGTTCCTGATCAATGGTGCTGGGTTCTGGGGGCTGGCAAGCTGGCAGACCATGTTCATCGTCGAGGCCGTCCCGGCGATACTGCTGGCTTTTGTCGTATACAAGGTACTGCGTGACAAGCCAGAAGACGCCGAATGGCTCAACGATGAAGAGAAGCGGTGGCTGATGGATACGCTTGACGAGGAGCGCGCACAAGTAGGCAAATATGCGCATGAAAGCATCGGCGTGATCCTTAGGACCCCGCAGATCTGGCTTCTCGCGTACATCTACTTCTGTCTCGCGGGCATTTCCTACGGACTGGCGTTCTTCCTTCCTCTCATCATGAAGGAGGCGCACCTGAGCATCATCCAGACCGGCTTTGCGACTGCGGCTCCCTTTCTGGTCGGCGCGGTCGGGATGGTGTTGTGGGGGCGCAGTTCGGACCGCCACCAGGAGCGCCGCGGCCACGCTCTCGTTGCCCTCGGACTGGCGGTATTCGGTTTGGTCGCGTCGGTCGTGGTTCCGTCGCCGATGGCAAAGATCATCGCCTTCTCAGTGTCTGCACTTGGTTTAATGTCGGCGTTACCGGTGTTCTGGACGTTACCGAATCTCCTGCTCAAATCGACCGTCGGCGCAGCGGGGATTGCCATGATCAGTTCGTTGGGAAACCTGTCCGGATTCGTGCAATCGGTGTTGATGGGTGTCATTCGGGACAGGACTGGCAGTTTTAGTCCCGGCTTGCTGCTGATCGCTGCCGTTGGCGCGGTGGGTTTTGTCGTGCTGTTGCGCATCACCCGGCACGTCTCGCGTCCCGCGACGCAGGTCAGCAGTTTGACAAGCGTGACCTGA
- a CDS encoding CaiB/BaiF CoA-transferase family protein, with product MSPLEGLTVIDFSTLLPGPMASLVLAEAGATVIKIERPQTGDDMRSYQPRLGEDSVNFVMLNRGKQSISIDLKRPDALEKLTPLITRADVLIEQFRPGVMSRLGLGYDHVREINSRLVYCSISGWGQTGPKSNVAAHDLNYLAETGMLGLSAGSDGAPVLPPMLAADIAGGAYPAVMNIMFALRERDRTGRGVHIDISMADNLFAFNYWGLGSGLSGAGWPKSGAELVTGGSPRYHIYRTADGRYIAAAPLEDKFWDNFTRLIGLPAEMKGPAADRQQAREAVAACIASRTSAEWKAVFEGQDVCCSVVATLEEAVKDPHVVARGLFEQTVGSSGGRLPALPIPVASVFRANTTHRPSPLLGAANELLES from the coding sequence ATGTCTCCTTTGGAAGGTCTCACTGTTATCGATTTTTCTACGTTGTTGCCTGGCCCGATGGCAAGCCTCGTTCTCGCCGAAGCGGGAGCGACGGTCATCAAGATCGAGCGCCCGCAGACAGGGGACGACATGCGGTCCTACCAGCCTCGGCTGGGAGAGGATAGTGTCAATTTTGTGATGCTCAATCGCGGCAAGCAGAGCATTTCGATCGATCTGAAACGACCTGATGCGCTAGAAAAGCTGACGCCGTTGATCACGCGCGCCGATGTGCTGATCGAACAATTCAGGCCAGGCGTGATGTCACGCCTGGGGCTCGGCTATGACCACGTTCGTGAGATCAATTCCCGTTTGGTCTACTGCTCGATATCCGGCTGGGGCCAGACCGGACCGAAATCGAATGTTGCGGCCCATGACCTCAACTATCTTGCCGAGACCGGGATGCTCGGATTGAGCGCCGGCTCAGATGGCGCGCCCGTGTTGCCGCCGATGCTGGCTGCGGATATCGCGGGCGGCGCCTATCCCGCGGTGATGAACATCATGTTCGCTCTGCGCGAAAGAGATCGTACCGGTCGAGGGGTTCATATCGACATCTCGATGGCAGATAACCTCTTCGCGTTCAATTACTGGGGGCTTGGCAGCGGACTGTCGGGAGCGGGCTGGCCGAAGTCCGGCGCAGAACTCGTGACGGGAGGGTCTCCCCGCTACCACATTTACCGGACCGCTGACGGACGTTACATTGCCGCCGCCCCGCTTGAAGACAAGTTCTGGGACAACTTCACGCGACTCATCGGACTGCCCGCGGAAATGAAAGGCCCCGCGGCAGATCGCCAACAGGCCAGGGAGGCAGTGGCGGCCTGCATCGCTTCGCGCACCTCAGCTGAATGGAAAGCGGTATTCGAAGGACAGGACGTTTGTTGCTCGGTCGTCGCGACATTGGAGGAGGCCGTCAAGGATCCGCATGTCGTTGCGCGCGGCTTGTTCGAGCAGACCGTCGGATCGTCGGGTGGCAGACTGCCGGCGCTTCCCATCCCCGTCGCATCTGTATTCCGGGCGAACACAACGCACCGACCGTCTCCGCTGCTTGGGGCCGCAAACGAACTGCTCGAGTCCTGA
- the pcaF gene encoding 3-oxoadipyl-CoA thiolase, which produces MKEAFICDAVRTPIGRYAGSLSSIRADDLGAAPLRALMERNREVDWGAIDDVIFGCANQAGEDNRNVARMALLLAGLPEGAPGTTVNRLCGSGMDAVGIAARAVKSGEAGFLIAGGVESMSRAPFVQGKATTAFSRQSEIHDTTIGWRFINPLMKKLHGVDSMPETAENVAQDYAISRADQDAFALRSQQKAARAQRDGSLAEEIVAVRIPQKKGDPIVVSRDEHPRETNIETLAGLKGVVRPDGTVTAGNASGVNDGAAALIVADEDHAKRFGLQPRARILGMATAGVAPRVMGIGPAPATMKLLERLKMTINEFDVIELNEAFASQGLAVLRMLGVADDDPRVNPNGGAIALGHPLGMSGARLVTTATYQLQRTRGRFALCTMCIGVGQGIAVAIERL; this is translated from the coding sequence ATGAAGGAAGCTTTTATTTGTGACGCAGTGCGCACGCCCATTGGTCGCTACGCTGGATCGCTCTCGTCGATCCGGGCTGATGATCTCGGTGCCGCGCCGCTACGTGCGTTGATGGAGCGCAATCGGGAAGTCGACTGGGGTGCCATTGACGACGTTATCTTTGGTTGCGCCAACCAGGCGGGCGAAGATAACCGCAACGTTGCCCGCATGGCATTGTTGCTTGCAGGTCTGCCTGAAGGCGCACCGGGTACGACGGTGAATCGTCTTTGCGGATCCGGAATGGACGCGGTCGGGATCGCGGCCAGAGCGGTGAAGTCGGGCGAGGCAGGGTTCCTGATTGCGGGCGGCGTGGAAAGTATGAGCCGCGCTCCGTTCGTACAGGGCAAGGCCACGACGGCGTTCTCCCGACAGTCTGAGATACACGACACGACGATCGGATGGCGCTTTATCAACCCACTCATGAAGAAGCTTCACGGTGTAGATTCGATGCCGGAAACGGCAGAAAACGTTGCCCAGGACTATGCAATCAGTCGCGCAGACCAGGATGCGTTCGCATTGCGTAGTCAGCAGAAGGCAGCCCGGGCCCAGCGCGACGGCAGTCTTGCCGAAGAAATCGTTGCGGTGCGTATTCCCCAAAAGAAGGGTGACCCGATCGTGGTGTCGCGGGACGAGCACCCTCGCGAGACGAATATCGAAACGCTCGCAGGTCTGAAGGGCGTGGTTCGTCCCGACGGAACCGTGACAGCGGGGAATGCGTCCGGTGTGAATGACGGAGCGGCCGCGCTCATCGTCGCCGATGAGGATCACGCGAAGCGGTTTGGTCTTCAGCCGAGAGCGCGAATCCTGGGGATGGCGACGGCAGGCGTTGCGCCGCGAGTCATGGGAATCGGGCCGGCGCCCGCGACAATGAAACTTCTCGAGCGTCTGAAAATGACCATAAACGAGTTCGACGTGATCGAGCTCAACGAGGCGTTCGCATCGCAGGGGCTCGCCGTATTACGTATGCTGGGCGTCGCCGACGACGATCCGCGCGTCAATCCGAACGGAGGCGCCATCGCACTTGGGCATCCGCTAGGCATGAGTGGCGCGCGACTCGTCACGACGGCGACATATCAGCTGCAACGCACGCGCGGTCGATTCGCGCTTTGTACTATGTGTATTGGTGTGGGGCAGGGTATTGCGGTTGCAATCGAACGCCTGTGA
- a CDS encoding branched-chain amino acid ABC transporter substrate-binding protein, translating to MKSFDTRNTALILLSIAFNIPSLADAQTTETVKIGAVAPLTGILAHIGRDVENGAKLAVDEANAKGLVINGKKITLQLVEEDDAADPRTATQVAQKLVDEKVVAVIGHVTSGTTIPASKIYRDGGITQITPSSTNPLYTQQGFKTTYRMIATDAQQAPALAAYAAKQMGAKTLAVVDDATAYGQGLADQFSKNAQTLGIKVISRDACTDKTVDFKGILTKIKNENPDIIMYGGEDAAGANLVRQASQLGLRSKILSGDGMCTEKLGELAGDASKNLTCSEASLPLEKMPGGREFKTKYESTFRQTMQPYAPFAYDAVNVIIDSMRRANSTDPAKILASMPSTSFNGVIGQIAFDQKGDLKDTGISIYQYKNGKKNLLEVMKL from the coding sequence ATGAAAAGCTTCGACACGCGCAATACTGCGTTGATATTGCTCAGTATTGCCTTCAATATTCCATCGCTCGCTGATGCGCAGACGACGGAGACCGTCAAGATTGGAGCGGTCGCACCGCTAACCGGCATTCTGGCGCACATTGGCCGGGACGTTGAAAATGGAGCGAAGCTCGCCGTGGATGAGGCGAACGCAAAGGGTCTGGTGATCAATGGGAAGAAGATCACGCTGCAACTGGTCGAGGAAGATGACGCTGCCGACCCCCGGACGGCGACGCAGGTGGCCCAGAAGCTGGTGGACGAAAAGGTTGTGGCGGTAATTGGGCACGTCACGTCTGGCACGACTATCCCCGCTTCCAAGATTTACCGCGATGGGGGGATCACCCAGATCACACCGTCGTCGACGAACCCGCTCTATACCCAGCAGGGATTCAAGACGACCTACCGCATGATCGCGACGGATGCGCAACAGGCACCTGCACTGGCTGCCTATGCCGCAAAACAGATGGGGGCGAAAACGCTCGCCGTCGTGGACGATGCGACCGCCTACGGTCAGGGTCTGGCCGACCAGTTTTCGAAGAATGCACAGACACTCGGTATCAAGGTGATTTCGCGTGACGCGTGTACCGACAAGACGGTCGACTTCAAAGGTATCCTGACGAAGATCAAGAACGAGAACCCTGACATCATTATGTACGGTGGCGAGGACGCCGCGGGCGCTAATCTCGTCCGGCAAGCGAGCCAACTGGGACTGCGCTCGAAAATCCTTTCGGGAGATGGAATGTGCACGGAAAAGCTGGGAGAGCTGGCGGGCGACGCATCGAAGAACCTGACATGCTCGGAGGCCAGCCTTCCTCTTGAGAAAATGCCGGGCGGGCGAGAATTCAAGACCAAATACGAAAGCACCTTCAGGCAGACGATGCAACCTTATGCTCCGTTCGCCTATGATGCCGTCAACGTCATCATCGATTCGATGAGGCGGGCGAACTCGACGGACCCGGCGAAGATTCTGGCTAGTATGCCGTCAACCAGCTTCAATGGTGTGATTGGGCAGATAGCCTTTGATCAGAAGGGCGATCTCAAGGATACGGGTATCTCGATCTACCAGTACAAAAATGGCAAAAAGAATCTGCTCGAAGTGATGAAGCTCTGA
- a CDS encoding sigma 54-interacting transcriptional regulator — MSRQKCGILVLEETGSPLLAAGLCEDKSLAEELTKLWRERADIRLKQVFPITTREQALIVSTVDAGSAVCFLVFESDADEALAEFISTVEFSDDILRHFVTNPYEAITVVDSAGKLLYMSPVHEKFFGLRHGEATGQPVTEVIENTKLQEVAVRGRAQIGQVQEMNGVVRVVSRTPIFDRNKRRVGAIGQVMFKGPEAIEELRNELTRVRQELDFYKRELSGMRNRTYGLDQIVGTSDAVHRLKEDIIRIAPLDVPVLIAGESGTGKELVAHALHMLSPRSANPMVLVNAAAMPSTLVEAELFGYEGGAFTGADRKGRKGKFEQADGGTLFLDEIGDMPLDTQVKLLRTLQDGNFERVGGDRRVHSDFRLISASNRDFDAMISESTFRLDLFYRIAAVTLRLPPLRERLEDIPMLADTFLTNFSERHGVPKKAVTSEVVQYLQSQPWPGNIRQLQHAIERAAIFADGPSITLANCGYAVNSTPSGSGGGYAPLHAQREKATRDVRVAKERAESELIVEAMQRLKGNKKRVAEELGVSRSYLYKRLSDLSIE; from the coding sequence ATGTCGAGACAAAAGTGCGGAATCCTGGTGCTGGAAGAGACCGGGAGCCCGCTGCTGGCCGCTGGTTTGTGTGAAGACAAATCGCTGGCCGAAGAACTGACGAAGCTCTGGCGAGAGCGCGCGGACATCAGGCTCAAGCAGGTTTTTCCAATCACCACCCGTGAGCAGGCGCTGATCGTCTCCACAGTCGACGCAGGCAGTGCTGTGTGCTTTCTCGTGTTCGAAAGCGATGCTGACGAAGCCCTGGCCGAGTTCATTTCGACCGTTGAGTTTTCAGACGACATCCTCCGGCACTTCGTGACCAATCCCTACGAGGCCATCACCGTAGTGGATTCAGCCGGGAAGCTCCTTTATATGAGCCCCGTGCACGAGAAGTTCTTCGGACTGCGCCACGGTGAAGCGACGGGGCAGCCGGTGACCGAGGTCATCGAGAACACCAAGCTGCAGGAAGTCGCGGTGCGCGGCCGCGCACAGATCGGACAGGTTCAGGAGATGAACGGTGTTGTGCGCGTCGTTTCGCGCACACCAATCTTCGACCGAAATAAGCGCCGCGTCGGAGCAATCGGACAGGTGATGTTCAAGGGTCCGGAAGCGATCGAAGAACTGCGCAACGAACTTACCCGTGTGCGTCAGGAGCTCGACTTCTACAAGCGCGAACTCTCTGGCATGCGCAACCGGACTTATGGCCTGGATCAGATCGTCGGCACCAGTGATGCCGTACATCGCCTTAAAGAAGACATCATACGCATCGCCCCACTCGACGTGCCCGTGCTGATCGCCGGAGAAAGCGGAACCGGCAAGGAACTGGTCGCGCACGCACTCCATATGTTGAGCCCGCGCAGCGCCAACCCAATGGTTCTCGTCAACGCTGCAGCGATGCCCAGCACGCTCGTGGAAGCCGAACTGTTCGGCTACGAAGGAGGAGCATTTACGGGCGCCGATCGCAAGGGACGCAAGGGCAAGTTCGAGCAGGCCGATGGTGGCACGCTATTCCTCGATGAAATCGGCGACATGCCGCTAGACACGCAGGTAAAGTTGCTGCGGACGCTTCAGGACGGCAACTTCGAGCGCGTCGGCGGCGACCGTAGGGTGCATTCGGATTTTCGTCTTATCTCGGCAAGCAACCGTGATTTCGACGCCATGATTTCCGAGAGCACCTTCCGGCTTGACCTGTTCTATCGTATTGCTGCCGTCACGCTGAGATTGCCTCCGTTACGCGAGCGGCTTGAGGACATTCCGATGCTTGCGGATACGTTCCTTACCAACTTCTCCGAAAGGCACGGCGTTCCCAAGAAGGCGGTGACGTCTGAGGTCGTGCAATATCTGCAGTCACAACCTTGGCCGGGCAACATTCGCCAGCTTCAACATGCGATCGAACGCGCGGCCATCTTTGCCGACGGCCCGTCCATCACGCTGGCCAATTGCGGATATGCCGTGAACAGCACACCGTCAGGGTCCGGCGGTGGATACGCGCCCCTGCACGCCCAGCGCGAGAAAGCCACCCGAGACGTGCGGGTAGCAAAAGAACGCGCCGAATCGGAACTGATCGTCGAGGCCATGCAACGCCTCAAGGGCAACAAGAAACGAGTCGCCGAAGAGCTTGGCGTGTCCCGATCGTATCTGTACAAACGTCTGAGCGATCTGTCGATCGAATAG
- a CDS encoding CoA transferase: MSQLEKLPRMQGNEGLRLLEGLRVLDMTTSIAGPYATQLLADLGAEVTKIEKVGGGDDTRAWGPPFLDGESLWYLSVNRNKASVTLDVSRPEGQAILDDLVLQSDVIVLNMVPKVQQKLGLDFDRLHALNSRLIHVSLTGFGVSGARSALPCYDLVAEGYSGVMDLTGEPESGPQKVGTPAADLLAGQDVALATLAAVIERQRTQVGKQVDVSMVASMVRFMSPRIVPYLGSGDRVTRSGGRDSVIAVYQVFDTADDPITLGLGNDAIWARFWKAVDSAEYGALEKFRTNAARRDARSEIVAAISEVLKTRPRAHWLALFAEYRIPAGPINRVDQVVADPHLLDDGLFYAVDGEYGLVPQVGLGIKFDGQSAVHRRPPPTLGQDTVRVLQERLGIQEATLANLRNEGIV; the protein is encoded by the coding sequence ATGAGCCAACTCGAAAAACTTCCAAGAATGCAGGGCAATGAGGGACTTCGCTTGCTGGAGGGCTTGCGGGTCCTGGACATGACCACCTCGATTGCTGGTCCCTATGCGACTCAGCTACTCGCAGATCTGGGCGCTGAGGTCACGAAGATCGAGAAGGTCGGTGGGGGCGACGATACGCGGGCGTGGGGCCCTCCGTTTCTCGACGGGGAATCGCTGTGGTATCTCAGCGTGAATCGGAATAAGGCCAGCGTGACGCTCGATGTCAGCAGGCCCGAAGGTCAGGCGATACTCGACGACTTGGTACTGCAAAGCGATGTGATCGTGCTGAACATGGTGCCGAAGGTTCAGCAAAAGCTGGGGCTGGACTTTGACAGACTGCACGCGCTCAATTCCCGATTGATTCACGTCTCGCTCACGGGCTTCGGCGTGTCGGGCGCTCGATCTGCGTTGCCTTGTTACGACCTCGTAGCAGAAGGCTATTCTGGTGTGATGGATTTGACGGGCGAGCCGGAATCGGGCCCGCAGAAGGTGGGAACGCCTGCAGCGGACCTGCTCGCCGGACAGGACGTTGCGCTCGCCACGCTCGCAGCCGTGATCGAGCGTCAACGGACTCAGGTCGGCAAGCAGGTGGATGTCTCGATGGTCGCGAGCATGGTGCGCTTCATGTCGCCGCGCATCGTGCCTTACCTGGGTTCGGGCGACCGGGTGACACGGTCCGGCGGCCGTGATTCAGTGATCGCCGTCTACCAGGTATTCGATACGGCAGACGATCCAATTACGCTTGGCCTCGGTAATGACGCGATCTGGGCGCGGTTCTGGAAGGCAGTGGATTCAGCAGAATATGGCGCCTTGGAAAAATTCCGGACCAACGCTGCGCGGCGCGATGCCAGGTCGGAGATCGTGGCCGCCATCAGCGAAGTGCTGAAGACGCGGCCGCGTGCACATTGGCTCGCATTGTTTGCTGAATACCGGATTCCTGCGGGTCCGATCAATCGCGTCGATCAGGTCGTTGCCGACCCACATCTGCTTGACGACGGCCTGTTCTATGCCGTCGACGGCGAGTACGGGCTGGTCCCTCAGGTGGGACTGGGCATCAAGTTCGATGGGCAGAGTGCAGTGCATCGCCGCCCGCCGCCAACACTTGGACAGGACACTGTTCGAGTGTTGCAGGAACGGTTGGGTATTCAAGAGGCCACACTGGCCAACCTCAGAAACGAAGGTATTGTTTGA
- a CDS encoding enoyl-CoA hydratase-related protein, with protein MQFEEITYEEEGPIGTITLNRPHDGNMFTERMCHEIRDCINAIRRETRTRVIVITGAGDKFFCTGGRKDGMQDSTLYAGVLPTLEMYESIDRLQKPVIASVNGYAVGGGNVLQVVCDLTIAKESAVFRQVGPMVGSFDGGYGTWYLEDLVGKKRAKDIWYRNPKILAHEALEMGLINKVVPDDQLKAATREYALEVAQRGAFALASIKGAFNARHGGVSGLSRMAHDLLLRGYLDSQEHDELAAAFAERREPDAAKFGH; from the coding sequence ATGCAATTCGAGGAAATCACGTACGAAGAAGAGGGTCCCATCGGCACGATCACGCTGAACCGTCCGCACGATGGCAACATGTTCACGGAGCGCATGTGTCACGAGATTCGCGACTGTATCAACGCGATCCGTCGTGAGACACGCACGCGGGTGATCGTGATTACGGGCGCGGGCGACAAGTTCTTCTGCACGGGCGGTCGCAAGGACGGCATGCAGGATTCGACACTGTACGCCGGCGTGTTACCGACGCTCGAGATGTACGAAAGCATCGATCGTCTGCAAAAGCCGGTTATCGCATCGGTCAACGGATATGCGGTAGGCGGGGGTAATGTGCTTCAGGTCGTCTGCGACCTCACGATTGCGAAGGAGAGCGCGGTGTTCCGCCAGGTCGGACCCATGGTTGGCAGTTTCGACGGCGGCTACGGCACGTGGTACCTCGAGGATCTGGTGGGCAAGAAGCGCGCGAAGGACATCTGGTATCGCAACCCCAAGATTCTGGCTCACGAGGCGCTCGAAATGGGGCTGATCAACAAGGTGGTGCCCGACGATCAGCTGAAGGCTGCCACACGGGAGTACGCGCTCGAGGTTGCACAGCGCGGCGCATTCGCCCTCGCGTCGATCAAGGGTGCCTTCAATGCCCGTCACGGGGGAGTCAGCGGGCTCTCGCGGATGGCGCACGATCTGTTGTTGCGCGGCTACCTTGATTCTCAGGAGCACGATGAACTCGCAGCCGCGTTTGCCGAGCGCCGGGAGCCGGATGCCGCGAAGTTCGGTCACTGA
- a CDS encoding class I adenylate-forming enzyme family protein has translation MQNILTLHNPETAREYYLSGVWQQDTLYTLARRHARETPTSCALRDAELRLTWRETVDWADSVAESLHRAGLRAGDRVGVWLPNVVETVIVFLACSRNGYVCCPSLHQNYTVDEIALLLEQIDCRALFAAPGYGADGDRHSIFARTQSIAHLSAVYSLDRHIGGRCELEGIAAFPERVPPALTRAPDLNPDKIVYLAFTSGTTGSPKGVMHSDNTLLANGRALTYDWARTTDTVLLSLSPMSHHIATVAIEQMLAVGFELAMTDPLVGRKGLDWIVETGATYVMGVPTHAMDVLAEIGKRGLREIGKVKSFYMAGAPIPRDVAQRFVNLGVTPQNVYGMTENGSHQYTVPDDTADTIVSTCGRSCNGYEVKLWRQDDPDTEARPGEVGEIGGRGGLLMLGYFSNQVATERSFNRHGWFMSGDLGVFTEDGCLKIVGRKKDLIIRGGHNIHPARIEELAMRHQDLERAAAFSVADERLGEKVCLAVICKPGRSVHPDALLAWLAEAGLSKYDMPEYFIDIAAFPMTASGKILKRTLVEKVAAGEIQPIAVRYVAEHVAGART, from the coding sequence ATGCAAAACATCCTGACACTTCATAATCCCGAGACAGCGCGCGAGTACTATCTTTCGGGTGTCTGGCAGCAGGACACGCTCTACACGCTGGCACGGCGTCATGCGCGTGAGACGCCAACGTCGTGCGCGTTGCGCGACGCTGAACTGCGGCTGACCTGGCGGGAAACGGTAGATTGGGCCGATAGCGTCGCGGAATCCCTGCACCGCGCGGGACTTCGTGCCGGCGACAGGGTAGGTGTCTGGTTGCCCAACGTCGTCGAGACAGTGATCGTCTTCCTGGCATGCTCCCGAAACGGCTACGTGTGTTGTCCATCGCTGCATCAGAACTACACAGTCGACGAAATTGCGCTGCTTCTCGAGCAGATCGATTGCCGTGCGCTGTTTGCGGCGCCGGGCTATGGCGCGGACGGTGATCGCCATTCGATTTTCGCGCGGACCCAATCAATCGCCCATCTGAGCGCGGTTTACTCGCTCGACCGGCACATTGGCGGGCGTTGCGAGTTGGAGGGCATCGCGGCTTTTCCCGAGCGCGTGCCTCCCGCACTTACGCGTGCGCCGGATCTCAATCCCGACAAGATCGTCTATCTCGCGTTTACCTCGGGCACTACAGGTTCGCCCAAGGGCGTCATGCATAGCGACAACACACTGCTGGCCAACGGCCGTGCGCTGACCTACGACTGGGCTCGCACGACCGACACCGTGCTGCTTTCGCTAAGCCCGATGAGCCATCACATCGCGACGGTTGCCATCGAGCAGATGCTGGCAGTCGGATTCGAACTGGCCATGACGGACCCGCTTGTCGGACGTAAGGGTCTCGACTGGATCGTTGAGACGGGCGCGACCTATGTCATGGGGGTGCCGACCCATGCGATGGACGTGCTCGCAGAGATCGGGAAGCGCGGGCTGCGCGAGATCGGCAAGGTGAAATCGTTCTACATGGCGGGTGCTCCCATACCGCGCGACGTCGCACAAAGGTTCGTCAACCTTGGTGTCACGCCGCAGAACGTCTACGGGATGACGGAAAACGGATCGCATCAGTACACGGTGCCCGACGATACGGCGGACACCATCGTCTCCACGTGCGGTCGTTCGTGCAATGGTTATGAAGTGAAGCTGTGGCGTCAGGACGATCCGGATACGGAAGCACGCCCTGGCGAGGTCGGCGAGATTGGAGGACGCGGCGGTCTGCTCATGCTCGGTTACTTCAGCAATCAGGTGGCGACCGAGCGCTCGTTTAACCGCCATGGCTGGTTCATGAGCGGTGACCTGGGCGTGTTCACCGAGGATGGTTGCCTGAAGATCGTGGGCCGCAAGAAAGATCTGATCATCCGGGGCGGCCACAACATCCACCCTGCGCGTATCGAGGAACTCGCGATGCGGCATCAGGATCTAGAGCGGGCTGCGGCCTTTTCCGTTGCGGACGAGCGGCTCGGCGAAAAGGTGTGCCTTGCTGTCATTTGCAAGCCTGGGCGCAGCGTGCATCCAGACGCCTTGCTCGCCTGGCTGGCGGAGGCCGGATTGTCGAAGTACGACATGCCGGAGTATTTCATTGATATAGCAGCGTTTCCGATGACCGCAAGCGGCAAGATCCTCAAGCGCACGCTGGTCGAAAAGGTCGCCGCCGGCGAAATCCAGCCGATCGCGGTGCGCTATGTCGCAGAACACGTCGCAGGAGCACGGACATGA